taactgatattatttagaatttaataataatcatttttctttttgcaagTTATCAGGAATTTGTTGTCCAAAAAACTTGATCCACCAGATACTTTTAACGAGGTAGCAGCAGCGGCACTAGTATTGACTGAATTTCAACACGTTTCGCGAGTAGGCGAAATGAGAGGTCATTCTACACTATTGAGTGCCTTGGTGGAACGCTGGAGGCCGAAAACTCACACATTTCATCTTCCGGTCGGTGAAGTGACAGTGACGTTGGAAGATGTGAAATATATTCTTGGTCTCCCGATTAATGGGGAGGCCGTTACGGGTAGATCAGACAGCAGTAACTAGTTTTTGCTGGAGAACTGCATTACGTGTTTTGGTCGGGAGCCCGGTTCACAAGATCACGTGTTGGAAAACGTTAATCTCGTATGGGTCCAGAGGTGCAGAGACACCGAGCCTTGTGACACTCAGGAGTCTGTTGAGCGGTACGTCCGAGCGCACATTTTCTGCGTTCTCGAAACAATAGTATTTTCGGATAAGTCGACCACTTCATTGAACTCGAAGTTTCTACCGCTACTTCAGAATTTTTACCGAATTTCAGGATACAGTTTGGGACAGCCAGTTTGGCACACATATACAGATCATTGTGTCGTGCTTCACGATACAACTATAAATAGATGGATGGCCCACTGATACTGCTTTTTGTTTGGGCGTGGAACCGTAGCCGCTCCTGGCACCCATATCCCGCGATCAACTCGGCGATGTTGGTATTCTGCGTGACggtattgttgttattattattattattattattattattattattattattattattattattattctgttTTTTGTTAGGTGGAGTCATTGGCGCCGacatacaatatatatatatatagaggcCTACTACGCATTTTAGGCGAGGGCTTGACGACATGGAAGTTGACGATGTAAGTTGTAACCATTAATGTCCAATGTTTTTATTCAGAAGAATAATTTTTCTAATCCGCCTCTTGGTAACTAATGTGCAATTTATATGGCGGCCGTATATGGGAGTGTGGGCTCCGAATGTCTCCGCTGCCCAGTTGGTTATGTGCTCCACCCAGTCGCCGCTAGTGTCATTCGAGTACATAGAATGGCACCCGACAGACCGAGTTAGACGACAGTTTAGGATGCAACAGGTTCCACCAAGCTAGGCGTTCGACCTTGGTCATGATCATTGCAAGCGGTTGACAGGAGCACAAAACCATGATTGAGGATAGATTTACAGTCAATGGATTAGCAGGTGGAGATCTGACCGCTATAACTCACTACAGTTAGGCGAGGAGATTATTGACTTTCATCCTCTCCCAGTGTACTACGGGTGCTGGCTTACAATCGTATTCGCTTCATTTTACACTGCCAGATTTTCTGCCAAGTCTCTGTCATCATTTTCGTCATCGACTTTATAATTAGCTTTGAATTCCTCTTCACTGTCATTATTATCTTCTTCCCAATCTATATCCCCGAACTCATCAACATTGACCTCCTCGTCGACCGCATCCAACCCTAACTGCTGTTCAAACTCAATGTACAACTCTATCCTCGGCATGTGAGATCAGGTTTGTTGATAAATACACAACATCTGCTGCATACTAACATTGTCAGTGATGGACATTATTTGAAACTGTATTAGCCCACCAAATACTTGCACATGACTTCTGTATAAAAGATTGCTCATCCTTTTCAAAATGTGACTTTGAATGTTATTACAAAGTCCATTTTGCAACTCAACAAAACTCATGGTACATGGAATAGCAAATGACAATGGATATTCACAAACAAAAGTCACTCCTTCATGTGTGTTTGGTATAACCTCACCGTTATAATATACTCacaaatttgtaatattttcCATAACTTCAACCTCACCTAATCCGACATTTTTGACACACCTAACTGCCAAAAAAAACTAGGGCAATGTACCTATATAAAATGAAAGAGAGAAACCTTTACCTAATTACAACATTTGCAAAGTGGTTACGTGAGtgtccttttttattattatataaaccgTGGGAGCTAACCACGATTTTAAATTTGTGCATAAACCGTGGAAGCCTGGAACGGTTTTTACTTAGGAAAGTTTGAGCATAAATCGTGGCTGTTCACCACGGATTATGAATAAAAATTGCGAGCCATAAACCAAGCTTagtcaccacggtttatgaagaaaAAACTGTGTGTATAAAACCCTGTTGGCTACTACGATTTATGCTTAGAATAGTATTAATCATGTTATTTtataagatttaattttttttatcgtgTTTTCATAAAATTTGCACAAAATTCACTTATCATATTGactaaacttatttatttaagtaaaatttatttatggactcaataaatttatttacattTAATACGATTTGAAttgtattagtatatttttattttttaatcaatttaattttatataaataattagaattttaaattataaaatttgtattagtttgtaatttaaaatttaaatagacatcatttaaattaataatttataaaattgtatgtatttgtattattgtattcatataattttttttactattgtactcgtatgattaattatatttattcaatttaaaaaaataacagttGTTAGCCATAATTCAATATATTGCCTGTAATACATAATTCAATGTGCCATAGAGAAGTTAGCCATAAATTAAGATTGATATTTTTTGGCTCAAATTATTTGCAATTTTCATTAAAGAAATTAATATTGGTacgtataaaaaatttttatacgtgtatttattattaagtCACTCAAAAAATatgtgtatttattatttactgTTATATCaacagaaataatttttttacatttattatataaattttatcgAGACAAACGAATAtgattgaataattatatacaaCATTTTATATGGTCGgtgtatttaaattaaattcttcaGTCAAAGATATATACttctttaataaatataaaattaagtgattcaaaaaataaatttactaaATAATGCTGATTTAAGGATAATGTCTTAAATGGAAACTGCAGTCACATTTAGTTTTCACCAAGAAGACAATTACTCAACCTTTAACATTCCTATGGATTAAGGATAACTTGACAATTTAACAATAAAGTTTacataagaaaataaatgattatGAGATAGATAACCAAAACAACTAAGGGTATAAAATGGTTCGCCTCtattataattttaggtttGTTGTTAGCTTGAGCCTCAAGTACGCACAACCTtctatgcgtatgcacaagaaCCACTCAGCCATGTGTTCATACGCACAACTCCCTGTGTGTACGCATAAGaagaaaatcagcaagtgtACGTACGCATACACCTGTGTGTACACATAGGTCCCAACACGTGACTCATTTAATGCAAATCGCTAGGTGTGATTTTTGGGCCTCCAGAGCCCAATTTTGGATCTTCTAAAGCTGATTGAGTGCTATATCAAAGAGGGCCTCCTTCCATGTGAAGGGAGAGAGCAATTAGGGTTAGAATTTTAGTCATGTAGttcattttctagagagagaagctccccattTTCTCTAGAACCTaggatttttagtttaattttcttataataaatgatatttttaaatttgaataatttattaattagtttgtacttattatattatatatttaataatttattagaaaaagaatattaatataatgaataaaaaaataatttaaaaatattgtttaaagaattataaagacaaataaatccctaaccaatttaaatttagagacaATTAGAACCCTATCCATTTCTGAACCTGACACGTCAGCATTTTTCCTTCAGAGTTGATGAAAAAATATCCACAGGAACCGCGTTGTGTGACGGGATCAGGAGACAGGGATCGAAGtggatcaattttattttgagggATCGCGTTGTCATTCTTAAAAATGGACAGGGGCCGGGTTGGTAGTTCTCTCCCTAAATTATCGACCTTGTTCTTATACTACCGTCAAGTAGGACAttctgttaattatttaactttgacttCAGGATGAGACTACATTGaagttaaatgaaatttttttggattcaaatagaaCACTTTAAACTTTATGCATCAAAATAGGATTATGCCCAAATATAGGGGAtcaatttagtactttaccctaaattaaaataatacaatatatatgataattattagttaaaataaaacataaaaaatatttatttatttatttttgcagaTACGTGAATATGCGGATACTTACACAAAATCCGCGATCCGATCCGATAGCCTTGTAGATCGGATCCATATCCGCAATTTTTCAGATCGGATCCGATCCATGAACActcttacttttttttaagaaataaagtacttttattcaatttgaaatttatttggatacatcttttaaaaatttatttttattaaaaagagtaaattatttattttttaaaaactaataattccTTACTTTCAAAAAAGTATAAGCAACAGATGTTTTTAATActtgaaaattctttttaaaaagtcTATCCAAATGtgaaataatttttcttaaaaaaaataagtactttttttCAAAAGTCAATCCAAATTGATATTAAATATGCTCTTTTTTGCTGccgaagagagagaaaaaaaggatTGTTACTATTATCTTTGTGTTTGACGggatgagagagaaagaggtagCGAGGCAGAGAGCACGGGAGAGGAGGGATTCCTCTGCTACTGTCGTTGTCGTCGTTGAGTTGCTTTGTTGATACCGTTCTTGTGTGTGCGCGCTGATTGTGGTTCTGTGCCTCGTCAGAATTCCggatctctatttttttttatttattcttctttcatttttttacctTATATTTTGTCCCTGTGAATGTGTGTTCGTGTgcgtgtaattttattttttttatttgttagtaGTGATAGTGATAGTGAGAATAAATTTTGAGATTGATAGAAATAATAATGGTAGTGAAGATAGCAaagattattaaaaattttgagttatttttaatagaataaacttaaaattgaacttttcaataaaacttatatttGATGGGTATAAAGATAATTTCATTCATATGTAAGATTTTCAATATATGAACatccataaataaaaaatatagtttttcttaaaaaaacatttatttctatagttttatgatgatttattcttttatattaatatttgacTCTTTATATTATCTTTTTGATTTATAAGTTTTATAAACCTTACAAATTATGTTAGACATTAAGAATCatgttgtaattttttaaattagacaAACAACATAAGAAGTCAAAcgtcaaataaataaataattaacgaaTGTCTACaaatatgattatatttttaccTTTACAcgatattttttttaggttagcaaaaaattatgtaaataagTAAATCACATAATGTCTAATATGTTTATATTTATAGTGGTTATAGTAAGTATGAAGGCTATGTTtggtttgaaagaaaaaaataaagagaaaagaaatagaaaaaaagaaaaaaaaggaaataaattaagtaaatttttattttttttaaatgtgtttagatggaaaaaaataagaagaaaagaaatgttataaaaagataattttactcttatattataaaatatattaaaaaagtgaaggagtattattaaaaatatagagaaaaaataaattttttcgcCCTTTTCTTTCTAACATTAGACAGAAAAAAAAATGGGCGGGttccatcaattttttttcattccttttcctttttttttatttttctcttcaaccaaataataaaaaataattattttttttatttttttttctctattttcttttcttccattttccttCAAGCAAACATAGCTGAAGTGTTATTAAAATTgacgttaatttttttatatttagtaatattttttctaacacctactttttaaaaaatgttattaaataataaaaaaatattactttaatattgataatattttcttaaaatattatagttattctgattatgaatttaattttaatgcactattaatataaaattattttatacatgCATTCAATCACATAACGccatattaacaaaaataacaactttttatattgattgtgtgaatgatcataaaaaaaataattataattatatgactCTGATAAACATTTTATTcgagaatttatttgtttttgttttatacttttatccatacTAGAGTGactcatattttatatttttaccgccaccatatatatattttttaggttcaagaatttatttgtttttgttttattgggACTGAATTTACCACTATGAGTTTACATTTCATTCTTTACGAATTAGCAGTGTCAGTGTCCAAACTGCAAAAACTTAACTCGAGGACAGAGTAACCCCATAACCCACACTGTAATTTGTCATTTGCAAGTAGTTCTTTGTGCAGCACATGCATCTCTCATTCTGACCCTTTTTCTTCCTATTGGCTTCCCATTTCCCAACTCAAAAACCCCCTACCTTTCATCTATTCTGTTGATGAAATgcattaatttgatttgatgtGTTTCAACTTACAAATGAATTGCATGTCTCAAATTTGAACTAGGAAAAATTCTGTCAAACTTTTCTGGAAAAATTAGAAACAATAAGGAAAAATCAGTGCTAAGGTATAGTTTAAGGTAGGGTTAAGTACGTTTTTAGTTATATGGGCCAAAATTTTGTTCgttcttaacttttttttttcataagaaATTGTTCAAAgatttaacttagttttaaaattatctttactTTAAAGACCAAAATTGTATGGAAGTGAGGCAAAAGcggaaataaaatataaaaaaagttagaaataaaaaaaattgacctatactttaaaaactaaaatcgTATTTAACCCGTTTAGATACTTAGCTGAAACTGAAATAAATCTTTTTCCACCATAACCAActatttagttttctcttttttggaCTTGAATATTTGATGTTTccaccttcttttttttttttggaggtGCACCTTCTTGTGTTTGTAAAGGATGCTATTCGACATTTCAGTTTTTGGGCAAAGCATTTCTTACTTGACTGATTTGGACCAAAAAATTGGATAAGTTGGGCCCACAATCTACACAAAATGaatagtattaaaaaaaagaaagtggaAAGGAGAATCTGTTAGGCACTGCAGGATGCATTGTTTTTGACTTTGTGGCTCCTAGTTGGGCTTGTGTGCCCACTAAAACtttctaagaaaaaaaaaagagcttaCCTAATCTTATCTTTGGTCAATGGTCATTAATGAATGGGTTAATAtcatttaattgattttattgaaTTCTAAAAGGACTATAATTTTCTCCATTAATAATGAGCGATCCAATACGAAATCTACATTTTCTATGTATCCGGCACCAGTCCCATAAAAGTTTAAGCTAACGTGTTATGCTAATCATTACTACTATAAGCAAAGCTTGAACTTGTACTTAGAGAAAAGAGAGGGTGGGCTGAACTAAACAAGAAGTAAACTTTACACTTACAAGCTCATGAATATGATAGTTTGATCCACCTACTTAATTTTTACCTTTAAAATCTTGTTTGTATGGAAAACAAAATTCTTAACTAAAATAAACTACGTTTAGGTAATGCCATTAATCTTAAATGTCCAACTTATAAACACTAGAGAAAATTATAGAAACATATTGtttttaaatacataatattaattatatataattgaattttattttttaaatttaattttaaaatattaatattatcaaaCATTTTACACCATTATAAAATcacatttgtttttttatatgactatttatatattcaatataaaatgtaattatatatttttataaatgtaatttaccataattaaatatacatacaaaattattttatatatacatgaccgttaaattattttttttaacttatttgaGTTATTTCTATTCTCGTTTGTTTCATTAAATAGAATtatcattaataaaattaaaaataggtctattaaaaaattaactaagaaTATAACTAACTTCAgtcaactaattaaaaaatatgtctattattaaaaaaaactctctattatctcaattttttaattttaaattaaaaaataaaaaattaacttaattgACTTATATTATAATTgctccctatactttttcaattaaaaagttGGTACACTTATTGGATATACACAATAgtagaaaaccaaaaaattatatttagaaaaGAGTTTATATAACTATATTCAAGCttgattttatttcataataaaatattaatttattgattgattgagttgtagacaaaagaaaataatttggGGAAGTGTCGGTGAGTCGGTCTCGGTGCCTCTATATCCCATCGGTGTTGCCGTTTGGTGCAAAATGCACAAATTCAGACAAGGATGAGGTCAAAACGACACAGACACAAAATCTTTTGTCGTTTTCTACATAACGTGTCACATTTGTATCACTCCTCAACTTTCACAATTCCACGTTAACAATGCAAACCAGATCTTACTTTCTCCACTAATCATCGTCTTACACCTTTTGTATTAAGTATTAACCATTTCATGGTTTTTCACGtaaaaatataatgtaaaaataatagttaaaatattaataaatacatattatattaagtaatttaattaaattatttaataatttttaattattatctttaaataaatatatttttatatgagtaCACACtcttaacttaattaattatacttaCATATCTTTCGTTATCAAACTAAAAAAGGCAAGGAGTAAACGTGTAAACATCCCGAAAATTCAGAAATTGTTTGGTTGGTGGTAATGGTATGACCATATAAATATTGTGGGGACTCTCAAAATGACATTAGGGTTATTCATTTTTCGGTCCTTTTATTAGTGATTTAATTCAATGTTAACATACGTAATCTTATGTgaacgaaaagaaaaaaattgttaaaaaacaATTAATAACAATCATGAATCATCTCTCTTGTTTGttcatttattctttttcttttacttaaaaaaaatatagagccAGGGGCGAAGCTAGGTGGTGGGAAAAGGGGGCGATGGcccccctaattttaattttttacatgtaaattatatgtaaattttagtttagtccccccttaaaattttattttagtcttagtTTATTGGATAAATATTTTTGGCCCCcctctaatattttatctagCTCCGCCCTTGTATAGAGCAATATCCCACAAAAGAAAGAGAGCTATATAATgtcattagaaaaataaaacacatttttttgcgaaaaattataatttgtccaatgataaaagaaaaaatggctaAAGCGATTTTTCCATGTAgactaaaattaatcattatataaaatacatgttaaaatataaatatacgttaaaaataaattaaaccatgcatatatttatacataaatatattagtaactgattttaataattaattttggcatacaaataatattttttaaaattttaatataacaaaatgaATATAACAATAGTGCATTTACCATCTaaatctctattttttttttcattaacaaTATTATACTCCAAATTGTCCTTTTGAGTTTTGAGCACATTACTAATAATAAGCATAAACACTAGCATTAACATTGCAAAATGAAATCTAAAACTATTGCACTTTTTTTGGGTGCTTCCTTGAAGATGTCAAACACAATTTCCATAAATAGCCTACTCCATTAGTAATAGCATCCCCTAATTTCCACTTAATTATGTTCCACAGGCTTTCAAACTATATTCTTCTCTgttaattgaattgaatcacTAGTTAgaacaattatttattattagaaaaaccAACAAGTTCAGTTAAATCTCATTGAGGGtgataaaacaaaaacaaaaacaaaaaagtgagccttttctttttcttcttctctccatcataaaaaaatcacaccaacaacaacatcaacagaGGTTTCATCAATGAGTACACATGCTTCTTACAACATGAGATCCAAATCATACTATGAAAATGATATCAAAGGAACAATGAAAGATATTGGGGTAAGTAACTTCACTTCACACCAAATAAAAGAAAGGGGGAAAAAATGTAAATTGAAAAAACAAAGACAacccaaaattcaaaaacagaaaaagacaacatctttttcttttaattattattctcGTTTATAAACAATGGCAAAGttgaatgaaatgaaaaaaCTTTGGTGCAAAATTTCCAGGGTGGGAAGATGGTGTCTTCCGGAACAACACCAGCAACGAGCAGCAAGGAgaatttcttcatcttctcccttGTGAGCCTTTGGTATTCATCAAACATTGGTGTGATCCTTCTCAACAAGTATCTTCTCTCAAACTATGGATTCAAGTTCCCAATTTTCCTCACAATGTGCCACATGTCAGCGTGTGCGGTTCTCAGCTACATTTCCATTGTGTTCTTCAAAGTTGTGCCTCAGCAGATGATCAAATCCAGGTCCCAGTTCATGAAGATTGCAACTTTGAGCATTGTTTTTTGTGGGTCTGTTGTTGGAGGAAACATCTCTCTTAGGTATTTGGCTGTTTCTTTCAATCAAGCTGTTGGGGCCACCACGCCTTTCTTCACGGCTGTTTTTGCGTACCTTGCAACGCTCAAGAGAGAGGCTTGGGTTACATATGCTGCTCTTGTTCCTGTTGTTGCTGGGGTTGTCATTGCAAGTGGGGTATGTTGCTCTTTTTGTGTTTGTTGTTATGTTTCAATGAAATTGGAATCTTCTATGTGTGATGATCTCAGcctattctttttttctttggtgaTTTAATCTTCTTATGGTCATGTatgtttttgttgattggttcaTATTGGTGTGTGGATGTTGATCTTGGTGATGCCACTCCAGATCTGGAGTCATGCTGATGAACAGATTGGATTGGATGATGGGTTGTTTGTGGGATTTGGCTGATCTGTGATTTTATTGGAATTCTTATAAGCATTTAATTTCTTAGGATGCAGAAAGTGAAGTGCAACGTGCTTCTAATTTGATGAGATCTCAATGTTGAAAGAGCTATGCCAATTTGT
This portion of the Arachis duranensis cultivar V14167 chromosome 6, aradu.V14167.gnm2.J7QH, whole genome shotgun sequence genome encodes:
- the LOC107492640 gene encoding UDP-URONIC ACID TRANSPORTER 1, whose amino-acid sequence is MSTHASYNMRSKSYYENDIKGTMKDIGGGKMVSSGTTPATSSKENFFIFSLVSLWYSSNIGVILLNKYLLSNYGFKFPIFLTMCHMSACAVLSYISIVFFKVVPQQMIKSRSQFMKIATLSIVFCGSVVGGNISLRYLAVSFNQAVGATTPFFTAVFAYLATLKREAWVTYAALVPVVAGVVIASGGEPGFHLFGFIMCLSATAARAFKSVLQGILLSSEGEKLNSMNLLLYMSPIAVIILLPAALIMEPNVVDVTISLGSENKTMWLLLLLNSVTAYSANLTNFLVTKHTSALTLQVLGNAKGAVAVVISILLFRNPVTVVGMAGYTVTVMGVAAYGETKRRFR